From the Mangifera indica cultivar Alphonso chromosome 10, CATAS_Mindica_2.1, whole genome shotgun sequence genome, one window contains:
- the LOC123227262 gene encoding BEL1-like homeodomain protein 9, translating to MAENPDHQYHVPQQNRRNKLRTPTHANQEQPSKPSASASLYQLSPPTLSPPSSSSPQILFPGCVQSFLTDFNHQPFPSLQPFPLNAQGYDPVSDLGDFLKIRGDARSLVPLGPFTGYASILMRSKFLRPAQQLLDDFCGIVHFQASDFQMDGFTDSAVLRDFIAFSNRVDRSWRNSKLIMMLEEVYRRYKLYCQQMQSVFASFESVAGLGNAAPYISFALTAISKHFSCLKNAIMDHVVVSSKTLGDGVFCNDTVAGSGGAAESSFDGQILGFLQPPIGRSQRGLPDFALSVLRAWLFDNFLNPYPSDLEKQMLARQTGLSRTQVSNWFINARVRVWKPMVEEMDLLHQGQQAQGPSEAVNVDDVPMSSHHLNTISPERFPLTSQSEKAQQATTKRRREKSTQMTHNGGGSGSSGVSLALGLQQNEGHEFSQPSCNHLVPFQPCNGCCDGFDRRI from the exons ATGGCAGAAAACCCTGATCACCAGTACCATGTACCCCAACAAAACAGAAGAAACAAGCTTAGAACCCCCACTCATGCCAACCAAGAACAACCCTCAAAACCCTCAGCCTCCGCCTCACTTTATCAACTCAGCCCACCAACACTATCaccaccttcttcttcttcaccacAAATCCTTTTCCCCGGTTGTGTCCAAAGCTTCTTAACTGATTTTAACCACCAGCCCTTTCCATCTCTTCAACCTTTTCCCTTGAATGCACAAGGGTATGATCCAGTTTCAGACTTGGGAGATTTCTTGAAGATCAGAGGTGATGCTAGAAGTTTAGTTCCTCTGGGTCCATTTACAGGCTACGCTTCCATTTTAATGCGTTCAAAGTTCTTAAGGCCAGCACAGCAGCTTTTAGATGACTTTTGTGGTATTGTACATTTTCAAGCATCGGACTTTCAAATGGATGGTTTCACTGACAGTGCAGTTCTTAGAGATTTCATTGCCTTCAGTAACAGAGTTGATCGTTCATGGAGGAACTCCAAGCTGATTATGATGCTAGAAGAG GTTTACAGGAGATACAAGCTATACTGCCAACAGATGCAATCAGTTTTTGCATCGTTTGAATCTGTAGCTGGACTTGGAAATGCAGCTCCATACATATCTTTTGCTTTAACTGCCATATCTAAGCATTTTAGTTGCCTCAAGAATGCCATAATGGACCACGTTGTGGTCTCTAGCAAGACTCTTGGTGATGGAGTCTTTTGCAATGACACTGTTGCAGGATCTGGGGGGGCTGCTGAATCAAGTTTTGATGGCCAAATTTTGGGATTTCTTCAGCCACCCATCGGACGATCTCAGAGAGGACTTCCGGATTTTGCTTTATCTGTGCTCAGAGCTTGGCTCTTTGACAACTTTTTGAACCC TTATCCTTCGGATTTGGAGAAGCAAATGTTGGCCCGGCAGACTGGTCTATCAAGGACTCAG GTTTCCAATTGGTTCATAAATGCAAGAGTAAGAGTGTGGAAGCCGATGGTGGAAGAGATGGATCTGCTTCATCAGGGACAGCAAGCTCAAGGACCATCAGAAGCTGTAAATGTTGATGATGTTCCCATGTCATCTCATCACCTAAACACAATTTCTCCTGAGAGATTTCCTTTAACCTCACAAAGCGAGAAGGCTCAACAAGCTACAACTAAACGCCGCAGAGAAAAGTCTACTCAAATGACGCACAATGGGGGTGGCAGTGGAAGCAGTGGTGTTTCTCTAGCATTGGGGCTCCAACAAAACGAAGGACATGAGTTTTCTCAGCCCTCCTGCAACCATTTGGTGCCATTTCAACCTTGCAACGGATGTTGTGATGGATTTGACCGCAGGATTTGA
- the LOC123227381 gene encoding rop guanine nucleotide exchange factor 5-like codes for MGSLVKKSGNDGSETMTTTTTESGTESRESSSSSCSSSEDSSEEVKKMESCSPSLLGWPIRKAGVSKNSLVSDEMGRAEKIHFDDLTFKKPGSLISDMDMMKERFAKLLLGEDMSGSGKGVCTALAISNSITNLCASIFAQLWRLEPLPSEKKSMWKREMEPLLCVGDHIVELIPSWQTFPDGSKLEVMTCRPRSDLFINLPALKKLDSMLLEILDSFVDTEFWYVDQGIIASEADGSASFHEKIQRQEEKWWLPVPRVPPGGLSENSRKQLHHTRECTTQILKAAMAINNITVAEMEMPESYLESLPKNGKACLGEVIYRYVTSDQFSADCLLDCLDLSSEHVALEIANRVESSIYVWRGRTHSKPPLYPNHSTAKSSWEMVKDFMNDGDKRELLAERSESLLRCLKQRFPSLTQTTLDTSKIHCNKDVGKSILESYSRVLESLAFNIVARIDDLIYVDDLTKNSDKVSSVTTASVISNKKVTVPSSSVPVSGTPHKATFSSSTSSFSPAPLISPAKGGRTPCRLSSSSNNKANRGFGVRRVLTNYLGAADTKAKICSLTTNGSQGLLHQQNSSSATQKGSKLCQNQNL; via the exons ATGGGAAGTTTAGTGAAGAAGAGTGGCAATGATGGTAGTGAGACAATGACTACTACTACCACTGAGTCGGGGACCGAGTCAAGAGAGAGTAGTAGTTCAAGCTGTTCCAGCTCTGAAGACTCATCCGAGGAAGTGAAAAAAATGGAGTCTTGTTCACCCTCTCTTCTGGGTTGGCCTATCAGGAAAGCTGGAGTGTCAAAAAACAGTTTGGTTTCTGATGAAATGGGACGTGCAGAGAAGATCCATTTTGATGATTTAACGTTTAAGAAACCAGGCTCTCTTATTTCAG ATATGGATATGATGAAGGAAAGGTTTGCAAAATTGTTGCTTGGAGAAGACATGTCAGGTTCTGGTAAAGGTGTTTGCACAGCTTTGGCCATATCTAATTCCATTACCAATCTATGTG CTTCTATATTTGCACAATTATGGAGATTAGAGCCATTACCTTCTGAAAAGAAATCAATGTGGAAAAGAGAAATGGAACCGCTTCTTTGTGTTGGTGATCACATTGTGGAATTGATCCCATCTTGGCAAACATTTCCAGATGGAAGTAAGCTTGAG GTTATGACTTGCAGGCCTAGATCAGATCTTTTCATCAATCTCCCAGCTCTCAAGAAACTAGACAGCATGCTTCTT GAAATCTTGGATAGTTTTGTGGATACCGAATTTTGGTATGTTGATCAAGGGATTATAGCCTCAGAAGCAGATGGATCAGCTTCTTTTCACGAAAAAATTCAGAGGCAAGAAGAGAAATGGTGGCTTCCTGTGCCCCGAGTACCGCCTGGTGGCCTCTCtgaaaattcaagaaaacaactgCATCACACGCGCGAATGCACAACTCAGATCCTGAAAGCTGCAATGGCCATCAATAATATTACCGTAGCAGAAATGGAAATGCCTGAGTCATACTTAGAATCTCTACCAAAG AATGGGAAAGCCTGTTTAGGGGAGGTTATATACCGGTACGTTACATCAGATCAATTCTCTGCTGACTGCCTGCTAGATTGCCTTGATCTGTCTTCAGAGCATGTGGCTCTTGAGATTGCGAACCGTGTGGAATCATCAATATATGTGTGGCGTGGAAGAACTCACTCGAAGCCCCCGCTTTATCCAAACCATTCCACTGCAAAATCATCATGGGAGATGGTGAAGGACTTCATGAACGATGGAGATAAGAGGGAGTTGCTTGCAGAAAGATCTGAAAGTCTCTTGCGTTGCTTGAAACAGCGGTTTCCTAGTCTAACACAAACTACATTGGACACCAGCAAGATTCACTGCAACAAG GATGTTGGGAAATCCATTCTCGAGAGCTATTCAAGAGTTCTGGAGAGTCTGGCATTCAACATTGTCGCCCGGATCGATGATTTAATATATGTCGATGACTTGACTAAAAATTCGGATAAGGTGTCATCAGTGACAACAGCCAGTGTAATTTCTAATAAGAAAGTTACAGTCCCCTCCAGTAGTGTGCCTGTCTCAGGCACTCCACATAAAGCAACATTTAGCAGTAGCACATCAAGCTTTTCACCTGCACCTCTAATTAGTCCTGCAAAAGGGGGGAGAACTCCTTGTCGCctcagcagcagcagcaacaacaaGGCTAACCGCGGTTTTGGGGTGAGGAGAGTGTTGACAAATTATCTTGGTGCTGCTGACACAAAAGCAAAGATTTGTTCACTTACAACAAATGGTTCTCAAGGTTTGTTGCATCAACAAAATTCATCATCAGCCACCCAGAAAGGGTCGAAGTTGTGCCAAAATCAAAACTTATGA
- the LOC123227502 gene encoding mitochondrial substrate carrier family protein B-like isoform X2 — protein sequence MQTEARMGVVIEGGQRGLSSGRESVSVDKYQSQIGTVSQLLAGGVAGALSKTCTAPLARLTILFQVQGMHSDIATLRKASIWHEASRIINEEGFRAFWKGNLVTIAHRLPYSAVNFYAYEHYKNFLQVIPGLQSHRENMGADACVNFLGGGLAGITAASAAYPLDLVRTRLASQTNVIYYRGIWHALQTICREEGVLGLYKGLGATLFGVGPNLAINFSVYQTLKSFWQSQRPHDSTMLVSLACGSLSGIASSTATFPLDLVRRRKQLEGAGGRARVYTTGIFGIFRHIIQTEGFCGLYRGILPEYYKVVPGVGICFMTYETLKMLLADVGAVL from the exons ATGCAAACAGAAGCCAGAATGGGGGTGGTGATAGAGGGAGGGCAGAGAGGATTGAGTTCAGGCCGTGAAAGCGTTAGTGTTGATAAGTATCAATCTCAGATCGGCACTGTATCACAGCTTCTTGCAGGAGGTGTGGCTGGTGCTCTTAGTAAGACCTGTACTGCTCCTCTTGCCAGACTCACCATTCTCTTCCAG GTTCAAGGCATGCACTCTGATATTGCAACATTGAGGAAGGCTAGCATATGGCATGAGGCTTCACGAATAATTAATGAAGAAGGATTCAGGGCTTTCTGGAAAGGGAATCTGGTTACTATTGCTCATCGCCTACCATATTCTGCAGTCAACTTTTATGCATATGAGCACTACAAAAAT TTCCTACAAGTAATTCCAGGATTGCAAAGTCACAGGGAAAATATGGGTGCTGATGCCTGTGTGAATTTTTTAGGCGGTGGTTTGGCAGGAATAACAGCGGCGTCTGCTGCATATCCATTGGATCTTGTAAGGACACGCCTTGCATCTCAG ACTAATGTGATTTACTACAGAGGTATTTGGCATGCTTTACAAACTATTTGCAGAGAGGAAGGAGTTTTGGGCCTCTATAAAGGACTTGGTGCAACACTTTTT GGTGTTGGGCCCAACTTAGCAATTAACTTTTCAGTATATCAAACATTGAAATCTTTTTGGCAGTCACAGAG ACCACATGATTCTACTATGCTGGTTAGTCTAGCATGTGGAAGTCTTTCAGGCATTGCTTCTTCAACAG CAACATTTCCTCTGGATTTGGTGAGGCGTAGGAAACAATTGGAAGGTGCAGGGGGTCGAGCCAGGGTGTACACAACAGGCATTTTCGGCATATTTAGGCACATAATCCAGACTGAAGGGTTTTGTGGTTTGTATCGAGGGATTTTACCAGAGTATTACAAAGTGGTTCCTGGTGTTGGAATATGTTTCATGACCTATGAGACACTGAAGATGCTCTTAGCAGATGTTGGTGCCGTCTTATAG
- the LOC123228427 gene encoding cucumisin-like has protein sequence MQYMVQAYIVYMGNRPEGEIISASALHLSMLREVLGSNIGPESLLRIFKRSFQGFVVKLTEDEARKMAMLRGVASVFPNRKRNLHTTRSWDFIGFPRQVRRATIERDIIVGVLDSGIWPESASFDDKGFGPPPTKWKGTCQASSNFTCNNKIIGAKYYRSDGQFPPGDIISPRDGNGHGSHTASTAAGNLVSKASLYGLARGTARGGVPSARIAVYKVCWSDGCYDADILAAFDDAIADGVDIISISIGGPTSKEYFVDVTAIGAFHAMRKGILTSVSAGNDGPSPGSITNVAPWFLSVAASTIDRKFFTTLQLGNNRTYQGVSINTATLNGMPPLIYGGDAPNTSAGYTNYSSSFCSEDSLDRNLVKGKIVVCDILDTGKGPFYAGAAGALMIGENERDVAFNFPLPTSYIDTADGDKVMRYLRSTSKATATLFKSHEAKDPLAPYVVSFSSRGPNPVTLDILKPDLAAPGVDILAAWSLVNPISETKGDNRFAPYNIISGTSMACPHATAAAAYVKSFHPTWSPDAIRSALMTTATPMSSESNPEAEFAYGAGQINPIRALNPGLVYDTEAIDYIKFLCGQGYNNSILRLVTGDNSSCSKTINGTVWDLNYPSFAIAAETSRSQSISQVFNRVVTNVGSPSSIYKASVTTPEGLKIQAKPDTLNFRSLGEKQSFKLTVEGAIGQSVASASLVWDDGVHQVRSPIIVYLVSS, from the exons ATGCAATATATGGTGCAGGCTTATATTGTTTACATGGGAAACCGGCCAGAGGGCGAAATCATCTCCGCCTCTGCTCTTCACTTAAGCATGCTACGGGAAGTTCTTGGCAG CAACATTGGTCCGGAATCTCTACTGCGTATCTTCAAGAGAAGTTTCCAGGGATTTGTGGTGAAGCTGACTGAGGATGAAGCTCGAAAAATGGCCA TGTTGCGGGGCGTAGCATCAGTATTTCCAAACCGAAAGAGAAATCTCCATACAACAAGGTCATGGGATTTTATAGGTTTTCCTCGACAAGTTCGAAGAGCAACAATTGAACGTGACATCATCGTCGGAGTACTTGACAGTGGAATTTGGCCGGAGTCTGCTAGCTTTGATGATAAAGGATTCGGCCCACCGCCCACCAAATGGAAGGGCACTTGCCAAGCCTCCTCCAATTTCACTTGCAACAA CAAAATCATAGGGGCAAAATACTACCGAAGTGATGGACAATTTCCTCCAGGTGATATAATTTCTCCAAGGGATGGGAATGGCCATGGCTCGCACACTGCATCAACAGCAGCCGGTAACTTGGTTAGCAAGGCAAGCCTATACGGGCTTGCCAGGGGAACCGCCAGGGGCGGCGTCCCATCAGCTCGTATTGCGGTGTACAAAGTATGCTGGTCAGACGGTTGCTACGATGCTGACATTCTTGCTGCATTTGATGATGCCATTGCTGATGGCGTAGACATTATATCTATTTCAATTGGAGGGCCAACTTCTAAAGAGTATTTCGTTGATGTAACGGCCATTGGAGCTTTTCACGCCATGAGGAAGGGGATATTAACGTCTGTTTCTGCTGGCAATGATGGCCCTTCTCCTGGTAGTATCACCAATGTTGCTCCATGGTTTCTTTCTGTGGCCGCTAGCACCATTGATAGGAAGTTTTTTACCACGCTGCAATTGGGAAACAACCGAACTTACCAG GGAGTATCAATAAACACAGCTACTCTTAATGGTATGCCTCCTCTTATTTATGGCGGAGATGCCCCAAATACTTCTGCAGGTTACACAAATTATTCGTCAAg TTTTTGCTCTGAGGACTCGTTGGATCGAAATTTGGTGAAGGGAAAAATCGTTGTTTGTGATATTCTGGATACAGGGAAAGGACCATTTTACGCTGGAGCAGCTGGTGCTCTGATGATTGGCGAAAACGAGAGAGACGTTGCATTCAATTTTCCCTTGCCTACATCTTACATTGACACAGCCGATGGTGACAAAGTTATGCGCTACCTACGCTCAACCAG CAAAGCGACTGCAACTTTGTTTAAGAGTCATGAAGCTAAGGACCCATTGGCTCCTTATGTAGTCTCATTTTCCTCCAGGGGTCCAAATCCTGTAACCTTGGATATTCTGAAG CCAGATTTAGCTGCCCCAGGAGTTGACATTCTAGCTGCGTGGTCTCTTGTTAACCCGATTTCTGAAACTAAAGGGGATAATAGATTTGCTCCTTACAATATAATCTCGGGGACATCAATGGCTTGCCCACATGCTACTGCGGCAGCTGCCTACGTCAAATCCTTTCACCCAACATGGTCTCCTGATGCTATCAGATCCGCTTTAATGACTACTG CTACTCCTATGAGTTCAGAATCAAACCCCGAAGCTGAATTTGCTTATGGCGCAGGCCAAATAAATCCCATTAGAGCTCTAAATCCTGGTTTGGTGTATGACACCGAGGCCATTGATTACATAAAATTCTTATGTGGCCAAGGATACAACAACTCAATTCTTCGGCTTGTTACAGGTGACAACAGTAGTTGCTCAAAAACAATTAATGGAACAGTTTGGGATCTTAACTATCCTTCGTTTGCAATTGCCGCCGAAACATCAAGATCACAGAGTATTAGTCAGGTCTTTAATCGCGTTGTAACGAATGTCGGATCGCCATCGTCTATTTATAAAGCTTCTGTGACAACCCCGGAAGGACTCAAAATCCAGGCAAAACCTGACACTCTAAATTTCAGATCTCTGGGAGAAAAGCAATCCTTTAAACTCACCGTTGAAGGAGCAATAGGCCAATCCGTAGCGTCTGCTTCTTTAGTCTGGGATGATGGTGTTCATCAAGTGAGGAGCCCCATCATTGTGTATCTTGTGTCAAGCTAA
- the LOC123227380 gene encoding ras-related protein Rab11C-like — protein MAYRVDHEYDSLFKIVLIGDSGVGKSNILSRFTRNEFCLQSKSTIGVEFATRTLQIEGKTVKAQIWDTAGQERYRAITSAYYRGAVGALLVYDITKRQTFDNVQRWLRELRDHADSNIVIMLAGNKCDLNHLRAVPTGDAKLLAEKEALSFLETSALEALNVEKAFQTILLDIYHIVSKKALMAQEAASSVPQGTSINVANLSGDVNKGSCCSN, from the exons atggCTTACAGGGTTGATCACGAATACGATTCTCTCTTCAAGATAGTATTGATTGGAGATTCTGGTGTGGGAAAATCCAACATTCTTTCCAGGTTTACAAGAAATGAATTCTGCCTGCAGTCTAAGTCCACTATTGGTGTTGAATTTGCAACCAGGACTCTTcag ATAGAAGGAAAGACAGTAAAGGCACAGATATGGGACACAGCTGGTCAAGAGAGATATAGAGCCATCACTAGTGCTTACTATAGAGGAGCCGTGGGTGCGCTTTTGGTTTATGATATAACCAAGAGGCAAACCTTTGACAACGTCCAACGGTGGCTCCGTGAGCTGAGGGACCACGCCGACTCCAACATTGTCATCATGCTGGCCGGAAACAAGTGTGATCTTAATCATCTAAGAGCAGTTCCCACAGGAGATGCAAAATTATTGGCCGAAAAAGAAGCTCTCTCCTTCCTGGAGACCTCAGCATTGGAAGCCCTCAATGTTGAGAAGGCATTCCAGACGATTTTGTTGGATATTTATCACATTGTTAGCAAGAAGGCACTGATGGCACAGGAGGCAGCTTCCTCAGTCCCTCAAGGTACCTCCATTAATGTTGCAAATCTCTCTGGTGATGTCAACAAGGGAAGTTGTTGCTCTAATTAG
- the LOC123227502 gene encoding mitochondrial substrate carrier family protein B-like isoform X1: MQTEARMGVVIEGGQRGLSSGRESVSVDKYQSQIGTVSQLLAGGVAGALSKTCTAPLARLTILFQVQGMHSDIATLRKASIWHEASRIINEEGFRAFWKGNLVTIAHRLPYSAVNFYAYEHYKNQFLQVIPGLQSHRENMGADACVNFLGGGLAGITAASAAYPLDLVRTRLASQTNVIYYRGIWHALQTICREEGVLGLYKGLGATLFGVGPNLAINFSVYQTLKSFWQSQRPHDSTMLVSLACGSLSGIASSTATFPLDLVRRRKQLEGAGGRARVYTTGIFGIFRHIIQTEGFCGLYRGILPEYYKVVPGVGICFMTYETLKMLLADVGAVL, translated from the exons ATGCAAACAGAAGCCAGAATGGGGGTGGTGATAGAGGGAGGGCAGAGAGGATTGAGTTCAGGCCGTGAAAGCGTTAGTGTTGATAAGTATCAATCTCAGATCGGCACTGTATCACAGCTTCTTGCAGGAGGTGTGGCTGGTGCTCTTAGTAAGACCTGTACTGCTCCTCTTGCCAGACTCACCATTCTCTTCCAG GTTCAAGGCATGCACTCTGATATTGCAACATTGAGGAAGGCTAGCATATGGCATGAGGCTTCACGAATAATTAATGAAGAAGGATTCAGGGCTTTCTGGAAAGGGAATCTGGTTACTATTGCTCATCGCCTACCATATTCTGCAGTCAACTTTTATGCATATGAGCACTACAAAAAT CAGTTCCTACAAGTAATTCCAGGATTGCAAAGTCACAGGGAAAATATGGGTGCTGATGCCTGTGTGAATTTTTTAGGCGGTGGTTTGGCAGGAATAACAGCGGCGTCTGCTGCATATCCATTGGATCTTGTAAGGACACGCCTTGCATCTCAG ACTAATGTGATTTACTACAGAGGTATTTGGCATGCTTTACAAACTATTTGCAGAGAGGAAGGAGTTTTGGGCCTCTATAAAGGACTTGGTGCAACACTTTTT GGTGTTGGGCCCAACTTAGCAATTAACTTTTCAGTATATCAAACATTGAAATCTTTTTGGCAGTCACAGAG ACCACATGATTCTACTATGCTGGTTAGTCTAGCATGTGGAAGTCTTTCAGGCATTGCTTCTTCAACAG CAACATTTCCTCTGGATTTGGTGAGGCGTAGGAAACAATTGGAAGGTGCAGGGGGTCGAGCCAGGGTGTACACAACAGGCATTTTCGGCATATTTAGGCACATAATCCAGACTGAAGGGTTTTGTGGTTTGTATCGAGGGATTTTACCAGAGTATTACAAAGTGGTTCCTGGTGTTGGAATATGTTTCATGACCTATGAGACACTGAAGATGCTCTTAGCAGATGTTGGTGCCGTCTTATAG
- the LOC123227016 gene encoding uncharacterized protein LOC123227016 — MTTSIHITALDGLINVNSLFTLAVFVGLAWNPRDPTNALITNEACRAGSNIAENMISFHVYSFSSFLFSSIIALSLKQAIRRVNESRFDSDFEAQVNRGLVRVGMLVSGVGSVSGCICLMLALVNVAQVKLGTLSCGKGTGHTFAAVVPLVILVPLGLLIYVCVVLYAFLAA, encoded by the coding sequence ATGACGACGAGCATCCACATAACGGCCTTAGACGGCCTCATCAATGTTAATTCCCTCTTCACTCTAGCCGTTTTCGTCGGGCTGGCGTGGAACCCGAGGGACCCCACCAACGCCCTCATTACCAATGAGGCATGCCGGGCCGGTTCAAACATCGCCGAGAACATGATCTCCTTCCACGTGTACTCCTTCAGTTCCTTCTTGTTTTCTAGCATCATTGCGTTGAGTCTGAAGCAAGCCATCCGACGGGTCAACGAATCACGTTTTGATTCGGATTTCGAGGCTCAGGTCAACAGGGGTTTGGTTCGGGTCGGGATGCTGGTTTCGGGTGTTGGGTCAGTTTCTGGGTGTATTTGTTTGATGTTGGCGTTGGTTAATGTTGCTCAAGTCAAACTTGGGACGCTCTCGTGTGGGAAGGGAACTGGGCATACTTTTGCTGCGGTTGTGCCGCTCGTGATCTTGGTCCCTTTGGGGTTACTGATTTATGTTTGTGTTGTTTTGTATGCTTTTCTCGCAGCCTAG
- the LOC123227019 gene encoding putative lipid-transfer protein DIR1 — translation MENPMSYTCILVFLVILGISGFNSGVNGAGECGKSSPDREAFKLAPCAIAAQDENAPVSSQCCQAVKTLGHNPACLCAVMLSNTAKSSGVKPEIAITIPKRCNLADRPVGYRCGAYTLP, via the exons atggaaaatccAATGAGTTACACTTGCATTCTTGTGTTTCTGGTTATTCTGGGCATTTCTGGGTTCAATAGTGGAGTTAATGGGGCTGGTGAATGTGGGAAATCTTCCCCTGATAGGGAAGCTTTTAAGTTGGCTCCTTGTGCAATAGCTGCACAAGATGAGAATGCTCCAGTCTCCAGCCAGTGCTGCCAAGCAGTTAAGACTCTTGGCCACAACCCTGCATGCCTGTGTGCTGTTATGCTGTCTAATACAGCTAAGAGCTCCGGTGTCAAGCCAGAAATAGCTATAACCATCCCCAAGCGTTGCAACCTTGCTGATCGTCCTGTGGGTTACCGGTGTGGAG CTTACACATTGCCTTGA
- the LOC123227017 gene encoding uncharacterized protein LOC123227017 translates to MENRRQETGNSSSSRKFDHLFGSKNSSSSTTGIFGSIFPPPPTMGSGKESSHSGIMGSLKKKAVSSQAENSIFSSKEKNSIYQNETAEPCYFSSSIYYGGQENYSPRIKSTTESPHVQFKRDRGEDDPDGNNANSASRGNWWQGSLYY, encoded by the exons ATGGAAAACAGAAGGCAAGAAACTGGCAATTCTTCATCGTCTAGAAAATTTGATCATCTTTTTGGTTCCAAGAACTCTTCATCCTCCACCACTGGGATTTTTGGCTCTATTTTCCCACCACCACCTACG ATGGGAAGTGGGAAAGAGTCTTCTCACAGTGGAATAATGGGGTCACTGAAAAAGAAGGCTGTAAGTAGCCAGGctgaaaatagtattttcagtaGCAAAGAAAAGAATTCAATTTATCAGAATGAAACTGCAGAACCTTGCTATTTCAGCTCTTCAATATACTATGGAGGCCAAGAAAATTACTCTCCAAGAATCAAATCCACCACTGAATCTCCCCATGTGCAGTTTAAGAGAGACAGGGGAGAGGATGATCCTGATGGAAATAATGCTAACAGCGCTTCAAGAGGGAATTGGTGGCAGG GCTCGCTCTATTACTAA